One Methylobacterium oryzae DNA window includes the following coding sequences:
- a CDS encoding FecR domain-containing protein, with product MRTTARLAATAALTIAASSAAAQTRCTETTRFDPPLRILHCADGLTLETERAGSLRPVGPDGDGHLKGAEIGGNAVFVTIPASRRVRRDGFQILTPHAVASVRGTVYAVDVTRARTSVFVAQGRVDVARRTDPQVAVTLGPGEGVDVDDGRDPLEVRRWPQERVRSLLERFGR from the coding sequence ATGAGAACGACAGCGCGCCTGGCGGCCACGGCCGCCCTCACCATCGCGGCGTCGAGCGCCGCAGCGCAGACGCGATGTACGGAGACGACGCGCTTCGATCCGCCCTTGCGGATCCTGCACTGCGCCGACGGCCTGACGCTCGAAACCGAGCGCGCGGGCAGCCTGCGCCCTGTGGGACCCGACGGTGACGGACATCTCAAGGGCGCCGAGATCGGCGGCAACGCGGTCTTCGTCACCATCCCGGCGAGCCGCCGCGTCCGCCGCGACGGCTTCCAGATCCTCACCCCCCACGCGGTGGCCTCGGTGCGGGGCACGGTCTACGCCGTCGACGTGACGCGGGCGCGCACCTCCGTCTTCGTGGCCCAGGGACGGGTCGACGTCGCCCGGCGCACCGACCCGCAGGTCGCCGTCACGCTCGGGCCGGGCGAGGGGGTCGACGTCGATGACGGCCGCGACCCTCTGGAGGTCCGGCGCTGGCCCCAGGAGCGCGTCAGGAGTCTGCTCGAGCGGTTCGGGCGTTGA
- the fabG gene encoding 3-oxoacyl-ACP reductase FabG has protein sequence MTERQTNPEAIVRRASHAGRRVLVTGAGRGIGRAIAEGFGARGALVGVADVNPDDVAATVAAIEGGDGRALPLRLDVADYAAVEAALSEAAAAMGGAFDTVVNNAGISPKHDGAAHRVWEMDPAEWSRVVAVNLTGAFNTVRALAPAMCPAGRGWIVNMSSVAAKTHSPIVACHYAASKAGLIGLTKHLAAELGPFGIRVNAIAPGRIETPMVRAVGRAVNDEQVRLTPMGRLGAPEEVADLALYLTSAEASFVTGQTVDVAGGLYMT, from the coding sequence ATGACCGAGCGGCAGACGAACCCCGAGGCGATCGTCCGGCGCGCGAGCCACGCCGGACGGCGCGTCCTCGTCACGGGGGCCGGCCGCGGGATCGGCCGGGCGATCGCGGAGGGGTTCGGCGCGCGGGGCGCCCTGGTGGGCGTGGCCGACGTGAACCCGGACGACGTCGCGGCGACCGTCGCGGCGATCGAGGGCGGAGACGGTCGCGCCCTGCCGCTGCGCCTCGACGTCGCCGACTACGCGGCCGTCGAGGCGGCCCTGTCGGAGGCCGCCGCCGCGATGGGCGGCGCGTTCGACACGGTGGTCAACAACGCCGGCATCTCGCCCAAGCACGACGGGGCGGCCCACCGGGTCTGGGAGATGGACCCGGCGGAGTGGAGCCGCGTCGTCGCGGTCAACCTGACGGGGGCGTTCAACACCGTCCGCGCGCTGGCGCCCGCGATGTGCCCGGCCGGGCGCGGCTGGATCGTCAACATGTCGTCGGTGGCGGCCAAGACCCACTCCCCGATCGTCGCCTGCCACTACGCGGCCTCGAAGGCCGGCCTGATCGGGCTCACCAAGCACCTCGCGGCCGAGCTCGGCCCGTTCGGCATCCGCGTCAACGCGATCGCGCCGGGGCGGATCGAGACCCCGATGGTCCGGGCGGTGGGCCGCGCCGTCAACGACGAGCAGGTGCGCCTGACCCCGATGGGCCGGCTCGGCGCCCCCGAGGAAGTCGCGGATCTCGCCCTCTACCTGACCTCCGCCGAGGCCAGCTTCGTCACCGGCCAGACCGTCGACGTCGCCGGCGGCCTCTACATGACGTGA
- a CDS encoding winged helix-turn-helix domain-containing protein, giving the protein MHHHGLRILLVDDDAEVQRVVSGYLDGHGVDVVPASTRAEARGELADPSQFNLVVLNLRPGAENGLDLLRDLRAVSDVPVILTTAHRCEEFDRVLGLELGADDYIVKPYGLREFLARVRVVLRRVAAQASSRPAEAPCRRFDGWVLNRRRRRLINPDGKEVVLGKRDYALLAAFLDAPQRPLTREYLLQVTRVHDDVFDRCIDVQILRLRRKIERRPSDPKLIVTERGVGYVFAAAVESTSH; this is encoded by the coding sequence ATGCATCATCACGGCCTGCGCATTCTGCTCGTCGACGATGACGCGGAGGTTCAGCGTGTCGTCTCCGGATACCTCGACGGGCACGGGGTCGACGTCGTCCCGGCGTCGACGCGGGCCGAGGCGCGCGGAGAGCTCGCGGATCCGTCGCAGTTCAACCTCGTGGTGCTCAATCTTCGCCCGGGCGCGGAGAACGGCCTCGACCTGCTGCGGGACCTGCGCGCGGTGAGCGATGTTCCCGTCATCCTGACGACGGCCCATCGCTGCGAGGAGTTCGACCGCGTGCTCGGCCTCGAACTCGGCGCCGACGACTACATCGTCAAACCCTACGGCCTGCGCGAATTCCTGGCGCGCGTGCGCGTCGTCCTCCGCCGCGTCGCGGCGCAGGCCTCGTCCCGTCCGGCGGAGGCGCCGTGCCGGCGCTTCGACGGCTGGGTCCTGAACCGCCGACGCCGGCGTCTGATCAATCCCGACGGAAAAGAGGTCGTCCTGGGCAAGCGCGACTACGCGCTCCTGGCGGCGTTCCTCGACGCACCTCAGCGTCCGCTCACGCGCGAGTACCTGCTCCAGGTCACCCGCGTCCACGACGACGTCTTCGATCGCTGCATCGACGTGCAGATCCTGCGGCTGCGCCGGAAGATCGAGCGCAGGCCCAGCGACCCGAAGCTCATCGTGACCGAGCGCGGGGTCGGCTACGTCTTCGCCGCCGCGGTCGAGAGCACGTCCCACTAG
- a CDS encoding GMC family oxidoreductase, with the protein MGPTDIDAVAAGAFDYVIVGGGTAGCVLANRLTESGTHRVLLLEAGGRARSPWVAIPAGFSRLLQHPSYNWRFRTEPEAATGGRVIAVPRGKGLGGSTLINGMIYVRGQPQDYDAWAQAGCRGWGFSDVLPYFRRLEDYEGGREPLRARGGPLPLTEVAERPAIAEAFIAAAQAAGYPRNPDYNAESQDGFGYYQVNQRRGRRVSAADAYLRPALARPNLAVVTDAHVLRLTFDAGRASGVAALVGGRERLFRFRGEVILAAGAAQTPQILELSGLGDPAILGGLGVAVRRALPGVGANYMDHYCTRMNWRVRLPVTLNEQTRGLRLGLAAARYLATRQGILALGTGLAHGFVRTRPGLDGPDVQYFFMHASYANAAERKLDRLPGMTIGVTQLRPESRGTIHAASPDPLAPPAIRPNFLATAEDRRAMVEGMKIARAIVAQAPMERFRGAELNPGPDCRTDADWLDFARRDGQTIYHICGTCRMGDDPDSVTDPSLRVRGVAGLRVADASIMPRIVSGNTQAAVFMIAEKAADLILADA; encoded by the coding sequence GTGGGACCGACCGACATCGACGCCGTCGCGGCCGGCGCGTTCGACTACGTGATCGTGGGCGGCGGCACCGCGGGCTGCGTCCTGGCCAACCGCCTGACCGAGTCCGGGACGCACCGGGTCCTGCTCCTCGAGGCGGGGGGACGGGCGCGCAGCCCCTGGGTCGCGATCCCGGCGGGCTTCAGCCGCCTGCTCCAGCACCCATCCTACAACTGGCGGTTCCGGACCGAGCCCGAGGCGGCGACCGGCGGCCGGGTGATCGCGGTCCCGCGGGGCAAGGGCCTCGGCGGGTCGACGCTGATCAACGGCATGATCTACGTGCGCGGACAGCCGCAGGATTACGATGCCTGGGCGCAGGCCGGGTGCCGCGGCTGGGGATTCTCGGACGTGCTCCCCTATTTCCGCAGGCTCGAGGATTACGAGGGCGGCCGCGAACCGTTGCGCGCCCGCGGCGGTCCGCTGCCGCTGACGGAAGTGGCCGAACGTCCTGCGATCGCGGAGGCCTTCATCGCCGCCGCGCAGGCGGCAGGCTACCCGCGCAATCCCGACTACAACGCGGAGAGCCAGGACGGCTTCGGCTACTACCAAGTGAACCAGCGGCGCGGCCGGCGGGTCAGCGCCGCCGATGCCTATCTGCGGCCGGCCCTGGCCCGCCCGAACCTCGCCGTCGTGACCGACGCGCACGTCCTGCGGCTGACCTTCGACGCGGGTCGGGCGAGCGGCGTCGCCGCTCTGGTCGGCGGCCGCGAGCGGCTCTTCCGCTTCCGCGGGGAAGTGATCCTCGCCGCGGGTGCGGCCCAGACCCCGCAGATCCTGGAACTGTCCGGCCTCGGCGATCCGGCGATCCTCGGAGGGCTCGGCGTCGCCGTGCGGCGCGCCCTCCCCGGCGTCGGCGCCAACTACATGGACCATTACTGCACGCGCATGAACTGGCGCGTGCGCCTGCCGGTGACGCTGAACGAGCAGACCCGCGGCCTGCGCCTCGGCCTCGCGGCGGCGCGCTACCTCGCGACGCGGCAGGGCATCCTGGCGCTGGGGACCGGTCTCGCCCACGGCTTCGTGCGCACCCGGCCGGGGCTCGACGGGCCCGACGTGCAGTACTTCTTCATGCACGCGAGCTACGCCAACGCCGCCGAGCGCAAGCTCGACCGCCTGCCCGGCATGACGATCGGCGTCACGCAGTTGCGACCGGAATCGCGCGGGACGATCCACGCCGCGTCGCCCGACCCGCTCGCGCCGCCCGCCATCCGCCCGAACTTCCTCGCCACCGCGGAGGATCGCCGGGCGATGGTCGAGGGCATGAAGATCGCCCGCGCCATCGTCGCGCAGGCGCCGATGGAGCGCTTCCGCGGGGCCGAGCTCAACCCCGGTCCGGACTGCCGGACCGACGCGGACTGGCTCGATTTCGCGCGCCGCGACGGCCAGACGATCTACCACATCTGCGGCACGTGCCGCATGGGCGACGATCCGGATTCGGTGACGGATCCCAGCCTGCGCGTGCGCGGCGTGGCCGGCCTTCGGGTGGCCGACGCCTCGATCATGCCGCGCATCGTCTCCGGCAACACGCAGGCCGCGGTGTTCATGATCGCCGAGAAGGCCGCCGACCTGATCCTTGCCGATGCCTGA
- a CDS encoding shikimate dehydrogenase family protein → MSSAVTAAGITGRTRVYGILADPIYHVKAPEVMGALFARHGVDGVLVPLHVTADGLAAVMDGLRHLRNFGGFIATVPHKTAMTGLCDALTREAEQIGAVNCVRREADGRMVGTMLDGIGFVEALRASGLEPRGRSAALAGAGGAASAIAFALAEAGVARLTILNRTADRAQALAERLRAAYPGLAVAAEGVQAEHDLLVNGTSLGMRPQDAAPFDLGALHAGQFVAEAIMDPEITPLLAAALRAGCRVQKGLPMLECQIALMARHMGAL, encoded by the coding sequence ATGAGCAGCGCGGTCACCGCGGCCGGGATCACCGGGCGGACCCGGGTCTACGGGATCCTGGCGGACCCGATCTACCACGTGAAGGCGCCCGAGGTGATGGGGGCGCTCTTCGCCCGCCACGGCGTGGACGGCGTCCTCGTCCCGCTGCACGTGACGGCGGACGGCCTCGCCGCCGTGATGGACGGGCTGCGGCACCTGCGCAATTTCGGCGGCTTCATCGCCACGGTCCCGCACAAGACCGCGATGACCGGCCTGTGCGACGCCCTCACCCGGGAGGCCGAGCAGATCGGGGCGGTCAACTGCGTCCGGCGGGAGGCGGACGGGCGCATGGTCGGCACGATGCTCGACGGGATCGGCTTCGTCGAGGCGCTGCGCGCCTCGGGCCTGGAGCCGCGCGGCCGGAGCGCGGCGCTGGCGGGGGCCGGCGGCGCGGCGAGCGCCATCGCCTTCGCGCTCGCCGAGGCCGGTGTCGCCCGCCTGACGATCCTGAACCGCACCGCCGACCGCGCCCAAGCGCTGGCGGAGCGCCTGCGCGCCGCCTATCCCGGGCTGGCGGTCGCGGCCGAAGGCGTCCAGGCGGAGCACGATCTCCTCGTCAACGGCACGTCGCTCGGGATGCGCCCGCAGGACGCCGCCCCCTTCGACCTGGGCGCCCTCCACGCCGGCCAGTTCGTCGCCGAGGCGATCATGGATCCGGAGATTACGCCGCTGCTCGCCGCCGCGCTGAGGGCGGGCTGCCGCGTCCAGAAGGGCCTGCCGATGCTGGAGTGTCAGATCGCCCTGATGGCCCGCCACATGGGCGCCCTCTGA
- the catC gene encoding muconolactone Delta-isomerase — MLYMVHMQVNIPASLPKEEAARLKAEEKAYAQKLQQDGRWRHLWRIAGQYANYSVFDVAGNDELHEVLSSLPLYPYMAISVTPLAQHPSAIAAN; from the coding sequence ATGCTCTACATGGTCCACATGCAGGTCAACATTCCGGCGTCCCTCCCGAAGGAGGAGGCGGCTCGCCTGAAGGCCGAGGAGAAGGCCTACGCCCAGAAGCTCCAGCAAGATGGCCGATGGCGGCATCTCTGGCGCATCGCCGGGCAGTACGCCAATTACAGTGTCTTCGACGTGGCGGGAAACGATGAACTTCACGAAGTCCTGAGTTCGCTGCCGCTCTACCCGTATATGGCGATCAGCGTGACGCCGCTGGCGCAGCATCCCTCCGCGATCGCGGCCAACTGA
- a CDS encoding cupin domain-containing protein, with protein sequence MRLRQSCCLVLFLACLAPDARAGEMVMVTGDEAVQWRAAPPSLPKGSEISIIAGDPDKPGPFTLRLRFPPNYVIAPHTHATDESVTLLSGTLVHDMGKTIDASRGQSLRPGAFLYLPAEMPHALWTTRDPAVIQVSGTGPFGLDYINPSDDPRKTRSDK encoded by the coding sequence ATGCGTTTGCGCCAGAGCTGCTGTCTCGTCCTCTTCCTCGCATGCCTCGCGCCGGACGCGCGCGCGGGCGAGATGGTCATGGTCACCGGTGACGAAGCCGTCCAGTGGCGCGCCGCGCCGCCCTCCCTCCCGAAGGGCAGCGAGATCAGCATCATCGCCGGCGATCCGGACAAGCCCGGACCGTTCACGCTCAGGCTCCGGTTCCCGCCGAACTACGTCATCGCTCCGCACACGCACGCGACCGACGAGAGCGTGACCTTGCTGTCCGGCACACTCGTCCACGACATGGGGAAGACGATCGACGCGAGCCGGGGTCAGTCTCTCCGGCCGGGTGCCTTCCTGTATCTGCCGGCCGAGATGCCCCACGCGCTGTGGACGACGCGCGACCCGGCCGTGATCCAGGTCTCGGGAACAGGGCCCTTCGGGCTCGACTACATCAATCCCTCCGACGATCCGAGGAAGACGCGCTCGGACAAGTGA
- a CDS encoding YciI family protein: MPYMIETFDKAGSLDVRRANRAEHLVYLDRIKDRLLACGAKLNDDGSDAGGGLYVVDVETRAEAEALIHADPFYKVGLFERVEIRRWRKAYLDGRSYL; this comes from the coding sequence ATGCCTTACATGATCGAGACCTTCGACAAGGCCGGGAGCCTGGACGTCCGCAGGGCGAACCGCGCGGAGCATCTCGTCTACCTCGACCGGATCAAGGACCGGCTCCTGGCCTGCGGCGCGAAGCTGAACGACGACGGGAGCGACGCCGGCGGCGGCCTCTACGTCGTCGACGTCGAGACCCGCGCGGAGGCCGAGGCGCTCATCCACGCGGACCCGTTCTACAAGGTCGGGCTCTTCGAGCGCGTCGAGATCCGGCGCTGGCGCAAGGCCTACCTGGACGGCCGCAGCTATCTCTGA
- a CDS encoding CHASE2 domain-containing protein, translated as MSEAGRPAAPTPDRTFRLARRVFLLAASLGALAWGAWLGHLHLTGRATPLDRLESALTDLRLRLAGPRTPPANLTVVAVDDATVRREGGFPVSRTTMARIVERVAEARPRVIAVDVLFLEAGRQPEADSALAVALGKTTAILASAAVFDGSASEDGIPFATALHRPSPKLGEDVASGVVNVAEDASGVPRHLPLVVRTADGVAASFVLRAAALAARNDPVLSKGRVQIGDRALSLDLGYHLPLRPYGPRRTIATVSAAALLDGTAPAAALSDGIVVIGVTALGGGDTFATAFDPVLPGVELLATGIAHLTTGDALVRDAGVRQRDAAASVLLAVGSALAIAVLPPGPGLILVLLATAGWLAAGAVAFAHGIWLSAALPLAAVGLPALVCAVGRQTLERRQSARVARSEQVLRRMQPAALAERLARDPGYLAEPIARDIPVLFVDLTGFTRRSEQLGPARTRAMLKTFHDLVDEAVTLRGGVVVNFMGDGAMILFGALDPDPDQAAHAVQAAEELIVRTRAWVADSPVLHGSGPALDLRIGAHYGPVILSRLGSDTNQHITATGDTVNVASRLLAVAADAHARLALSAELAQAAGLERSEGGFESRTAAIRGRSQPLEVWLRHPRATTS; from the coding sequence TTGAGCGAGGCCGGTCGGCCGGCGGCTCCGACGCCCGACCGGACCTTCCGGCTGGCGCGGCGCGTCTTCCTGCTCGCCGCGTCGCTCGGCGCGCTCGCCTGGGGCGCCTGGCTCGGCCATCTCCATCTCACCGGGCGCGCGACGCCCCTCGATCGTTTGGAATCCGCCCTCACGGACCTGCGCCTGCGGCTCGCCGGCCCGCGCACGCCGCCCGCCAACCTCACCGTGGTGGCGGTCGACGACGCGACGGTGCGGCGCGAAGGCGGCTTCCCGGTCTCGCGGACCACGATGGCGCGGATCGTCGAGCGGGTGGCGGAGGCCCGCCCGCGCGTGATCGCCGTCGACGTGCTCTTCCTCGAGGCGGGGCGGCAGCCGGAGGCGGACAGCGCGCTCGCCGTCGCCCTCGGGAAGACCACAGCGATCCTGGCTTCGGCTGCGGTCTTCGACGGGAGCGCCAGCGAGGACGGCATCCCGTTCGCCACCGCGCTCCACCGGCCGTCGCCGAAGCTCGGCGAAGACGTCGCGTCCGGTGTCGTCAACGTCGCCGAGGACGCGTCCGGCGTACCCCGCCATCTCCCCCTGGTCGTGCGCACGGCCGACGGCGTCGCCGCGTCCTTCGTGCTGCGCGCGGCCGCCCTGGCGGCGCGCAACGACCCCGTGCTCAGCAAGGGGCGCGTCCAGATCGGCGACCGCGCCCTGTCGCTGGACCTCGGCTACCACCTTCCGCTGCGCCCCTACGGTCCGCGACGCACGATCGCGACGGTGAGCGCGGCCGCCCTCCTCGACGGGACGGCGCCGGCCGCGGCGCTCTCGGACGGCATCGTCGTGATCGGCGTCACCGCGCTCGGCGGCGGCGACACCTTCGCCACCGCGTTCGATCCCGTCTTGCCCGGCGTCGAACTCCTCGCTACCGGCATCGCCCACCTCACCACGGGGGACGCCCTCGTCCGGGACGCCGGCGTGCGGCAGCGAGACGCCGCGGCCTCGGTCCTCCTGGCGGTCGGGTCCGCGCTCGCCATCGCGGTGCTGCCGCCGGGCCCGGGCCTGATCCTGGTCCTGCTCGCGACGGCAGGATGGCTCGCCGCGGGCGCCGTCGCGTTCGCCCACGGCATCTGGCTGAGCGCCGCCCTGCCGCTCGCGGCCGTGGGACTGCCGGCGCTGGTCTGCGCGGTCGGCCGCCAGACGCTCGAGCGCCGCCAGAGCGCGCGCGTGGCGCGGTCCGAGCAGGTGCTGCGGCGGATGCAGCCTGCCGCCCTGGCCGAGCGGCTCGCGCGCGACCCGGGTTACCTCGCCGAGCCGATCGCGCGCGACATCCCCGTGCTGTTCGTCGACCTCACCGGCTTCACGCGCCGGAGCGAGCAGCTCGGCCCGGCGCGGACGCGGGCGATGCTCAAGACGTTCCACGATCTCGTCGACGAAGCGGTGACCCTGCGCGGGGGCGTCGTGGTGAACTTCATGGGCGACGGCGCCATGATCCTGTTCGGCGCCCTCGATCCGGACCCGGACCAGGCGGCGCACGCCGTCCAGGCCGCGGAGGAACTCATCGTCCGCACGCGCGCCTGGGTCGCGGACAGCCCGGTCCTGCACGGATCCGGGCCGGCCCTCGATCTGCGCATCGGCGCGCATTACGGGCCGGTGATCCTCTCGCGCCTCGGCAGCGACACCAACCAGCACATCACCGCGACGGGCGACACGGTCAACGTGGCGAGCCGCCTGCTGGCGGTCGCGGCGGACGCCCACGCTCGCCTGGCACTCAGCGCCGAGCTGGCGCAGGCGGCCGGGCTCGAGCGGTCGGAGGGAGGATTCGAGAGCCGGACCGCGGCGATCCGCGGCCGCAGCCAGCCCCTTGAGGTCTGGCTGCGCCACCCGCGCGCGACGACGTCCTAG
- a CDS encoding Crp/Fnr family transcriptional regulator produces the protein MSTPHTLVRFLKANAFFAELGPEAIETIAGLCTTRSLARHEILFQKGDPGDALYAVRRGQIRIGAGSDDGRAVTLNLLGPGDVFGEIAFLDGHPRTAEAVALEPADLFVVEGRAFLKLLHGDPALAVRIIGLLCQRLRWMSARMEEATLLPLDMRLARRLIMLSEDYGAEIQVTQQELAAFVGAARESVNRVLQDWQRSGLIDLGRARVTVRASHRLVALGARAQT, from the coding sequence GTGAGCACGCCGCACACGCTCGTTCGGTTTCTGAAGGCCAACGCGTTCTTCGCTGAGCTTGGTCCGGAGGCGATCGAGACCATTGCCGGGCTCTGCACGACGCGCAGCCTCGCGCGACACGAGATCCTCTTCCAGAAGGGCGATCCGGGCGATGCCCTCTACGCCGTGCGGCGCGGGCAGATCCGGATCGGGGCCGGCTCCGACGACGGGCGCGCGGTCACCCTCAACCTGCTCGGGCCGGGCGACGTCTTCGGCGAGATCGCCTTCCTCGACGGCCATCCACGGACCGCCGAGGCCGTGGCGCTCGAGCCGGCCGACCTGTTCGTCGTCGAGGGGCGGGCCTTCCTCAAACTGCTCCACGGCGATCCCGCCCTGGCGGTCCGGATCATCGGCCTGCTGTGCCAGCGCCTGCGCTGGATGAGCGCGCGCATGGAGGAGGCGACGCTGCTGCCGCTCGACATGCGCCTCGCCCGGCGCCTGATCATGCTGTCGGAGGATTACGGCGCCGAGATCCAGGTGACGCAGCAGGAACTCGCGGCCTTCGTCGGCGCGGCGCGGGAGAGCGTGAACCGCGTCCTGCAGGACTGGCAGAGATCGGGCCTCATCGATCTCGGCCGCGCGCGCGTCACCGTGCGGGCCTCACACCGGCTCGTCGCGCTGGGCGCGCGGGCGCAGACATGA
- a CDS encoding ABC transporter substrate-binding protein, which translates to MIRRPWVAAAAFGAAALTALPASAQYADGGIKIGILTDMSGGYSDLAGRGSVTAAQLAVEDFGRPINGRKVELVFADHQNKADIASSIARRWFDTEGVDAIFDTNSSVAGLAVREVARSKGKIDINSGAGSMALTNAACSPTGAHWSWDTHSLAAGTAAALADDPKNTWFFITADYTFGHDLEAQVTRVVKAKGGTVLGSVKHPFPNPDFSSYLLQAQASGAKIIGMANAGADTINTIKQASEFGILQGGQRLGGLNIFLTDIYSVGLPAAQGMILTTGFYWDMDDQTRAFARRFGERMGGRMPTMVQAGDYSAVLHFLKAAEAAGTDDGLKVMAKMRELPIQDFFARNATLRPDGRMVHDMYLAQVKSPAESTGPWDFYKILKTIPGDQAFQPLSESTCKLVKG; encoded by the coding sequence ATGATCCGTCGTCCTTGGGTGGCGGCCGCCGCGTTCGGCGCCGCTGCCCTCACCGCCCTGCCCGCCTCCGCGCAGTACGCGGATGGCGGCATCAAGATCGGCATCCTGACCGACATGTCCGGCGGATACTCGGATCTGGCCGGCCGCGGCTCGGTGACGGCCGCGCAGCTCGCGGTCGAGGATTTCGGACGTCCGATCAACGGTCGGAAGGTCGAGCTCGTCTTCGCCGATCACCAGAACAAGGCGGACATCGCCTCGTCGATCGCGCGCCGGTGGTTCGATACCGAGGGCGTCGACGCCATCTTCGACACCAATTCCTCGGTCGCCGGGCTGGCGGTGCGCGAGGTCGCGCGCAGCAAGGGCAAGATCGACATCAACTCCGGCGCCGGCTCCATGGCACTGACCAACGCCGCGTGCTCGCCGACCGGCGCCCACTGGTCGTGGGATACCCACTCGCTCGCGGCCGGCACCGCCGCGGCGCTGGCGGACGATCCGAAGAACACGTGGTTCTTCATCACGGCCGACTACACCTTCGGGCACGATCTGGAGGCGCAGGTCACCCGGGTCGTGAAGGCCAAGGGCGGCACGGTGCTCGGGTCGGTCAAGCACCCGTTCCCCAATCCGGATTTCTCATCCTACCTGCTGCAGGCACAAGCGTCGGGCGCGAAGATCATCGGCATGGCCAACGCCGGTGCCGACACGATCAACACCATCAAGCAGGCAAGCGAGTTCGGCATCCTGCAGGGTGGCCAGAGGCTGGGCGGGCTCAACATCTTCCTGACCGACATCTACTCCGTCGGATTGCCGGCGGCGCAGGGCATGATCCTGACGACGGGCTTCTACTGGGACATGGACGACCAGACGCGCGCCTTCGCGCGGCGCTTCGGCGAGCGGATGGGCGGCCGGATGCCGACCATGGTCCAGGCCGGCGACTACTCGGCGGTTCTCCACTTCCTGAAGGCGGCCGAAGCCGCCGGCACGGATGACGGCCTGAAGGTGATGGCCAAGATGCGCGAGCTGCCGATCCAGGACTTCTTCGCCCGCAACGCCACGCTGCGCCCGGACGGCCGCATGGTCCACGACATGTACCTCGCCCAGGTGAAGTCCCCGGCGGAATCGACGGGGCCCTGGGACTTCTACAAGATCCTGAAGACGATCCCGGGCGACCAGGCGTTCCAGCCGCTCTCCGAGAGCACGTGCAAGCTGGTGAAGGGCTGA